One window of Microbacterium sp. Root61 genomic DNA carries:
- a CDS encoding MFS transporter — protein MSRGPSPSLDAGTSQMLRRFAPMIYGPTLLFGLGEGALLPLLPIMATNLGAGVSEAALVASAIVVARLIGNLPAGWAVARIGERYTMAIAGALALLGGLGVVFAPNIGTLAVAVFCIGLCASAFGLARHAFMTTRVPLSFRARALSVLGGSFRLGFFVGPFIAAALLATNAGQQAIPWFFVGCLVVLIVLVLVGRDPEEELAREGLMPGNAAPRVEDDVADDTGESVTGSIPTAERQGVFRTMWAYRGLLARLGLSAATLSAIRQARVYLLPLWGVSIGMDAQAIALTIGLTGALEFGLFYTSGQIMDRWGRLWAALPSMVLMGLAFVGLAFTHDLDSAVTWFIAAAVVVGIGNGLSSGILMTLGADVAPPANPAPFLGSWRTLTDAGGASAPLLVAAVTAVSTLSVATGLIGVIGLVGAVGLLVYIPRYVPRQR, from the coding sequence ATGAGCCGGGGTCCTTCGCCATCGCTCGATGCCGGAACATCGCAGATGCTGCGGCGCTTCGCCCCGATGATCTACGGTCCGACTCTGCTGTTCGGACTCGGCGAGGGCGCACTGCTCCCCCTCCTCCCGATCATGGCGACCAATCTCGGTGCGGGCGTGTCGGAAGCGGCACTCGTGGCCTCCGCGATCGTGGTGGCACGGCTGATCGGCAACCTCCCCGCCGGGTGGGCCGTGGCCCGCATCGGCGAGCGATACACCATGGCGATTGCGGGTGCGCTCGCCCTCCTCGGCGGCTTGGGGGTCGTCTTCGCGCCGAACATCGGCACGCTGGCGGTCGCGGTGTTCTGCATCGGCCTGTGCGCGTCGGCGTTCGGACTCGCGAGGCATGCGTTCATGACGACACGCGTCCCCCTCTCCTTCCGTGCGCGGGCACTATCGGTGCTCGGCGGATCCTTCCGGCTCGGCTTCTTCGTCGGCCCGTTCATCGCGGCCGCACTGCTCGCGACCAACGCCGGCCAACAGGCGATCCCGTGGTTCTTCGTCGGATGCCTCGTGGTGCTCATCGTCCTCGTCCTCGTGGGTCGAGATCCCGAGGAGGAGCTCGCCCGCGAGGGACTCATGCCGGGCAACGCGGCGCCGCGCGTCGAGGATGACGTCGCCGATGACACCGGCGAATCGGTGACCGGGTCGATCCCGACGGCCGAACGGCAGGGCGTGTTCCGCACGATGTGGGCCTACCGCGGACTGCTGGCGCGGCTGGGCCTCTCGGCCGCGACGCTGTCCGCCATCCGCCAGGCGCGGGTCTACCTCCTGCCTCTGTGGGGCGTGTCGATCGGCATGGACGCCCAGGCCATCGCGCTCACGATCGGCTTGACCGGAGCCCTGGAGTTCGGGCTGTTCTACACATCGGGGCAGATCATGGACCGCTGGGGCCGCCTGTGGGCCGCGCTGCCGTCGATGGTGCTCATGGGCCTCGCCTTCGTGGGCCTCGCGTTCACACACGACCTGGACTCCGCAGTCACGTGGTTCATCGCCGCCGCGGTCGTCGTCGGGATCGGCAACGGCCTCTCCAGCGGCATCCTGATGACCCTCGGTGCCGACGTCGCACCGCCCGCGAATCCCGCGCCGTTCCTCGGTTCGTGGCGCACACTGACGGACGCCGGTGGCGCCTCCGCGCCGTTGCTGGTGGCGGCGGTCACCGCCGTTTCGACCCTGTCGGTCGCGACCGGACTGATCGGCGTGATCGGTCTCGTCGGCGCCGTCGGACTGCTCGTCTACATCCCGCGCTACGTCCCGCGCCAGCGCTGA
- a CDS encoding TetR family transcriptional regulator — MNEKPPTLTARRKAATQLELARAAARLFTERGPEATTAEEIAAAGGVALRTFYRYFRTKEDAVAPLLTVGAEHWRALLAASDRSVDPLLAIEHAIATALSPSDGEDPGGPDGVHWMRGLLRAGVDDPALMNVWYRVNRESENQLRGVILELAGSSGDDLTARLVAAAATDSIRIAFEAWAETDDPDKGPGSPVERAVHNFRRFSAGLGNG; from the coding sequence GTGAACGAGAAACCGCCGACGCTGACCGCACGCCGCAAAGCCGCGACCCAGCTCGAGCTGGCCCGCGCCGCGGCGCGTCTGTTCACCGAGCGCGGACCCGAGGCGACGACCGCCGAAGAGATCGCGGCCGCCGGGGGAGTCGCGCTGCGCACGTTCTACCGCTACTTCCGCACGAAGGAGGATGCGGTCGCCCCGCTTTTGACTGTCGGCGCCGAGCATTGGCGCGCGCTGCTCGCCGCATCCGATCGCTCCGTCGATCCGCTCCTCGCCATCGAGCACGCGATCGCCACGGCGCTCTCGCCCTCTGACGGGGAGGACCCGGGTGGCCCGGACGGCGTGCACTGGATGCGCGGGCTGCTGCGCGCCGGCGTCGACGATCCGGCCCTCATGAACGTCTGGTACCGCGTCAATCGTGAGTCCGAGAACCAGCTGCGCGGTGTGATCCTGGAGCTCGCGGGTTCATCCGGCGACGATCTCACCGCGCGTCTCGTCGCTGCGGCGGCGACCGACTCCATCCGCATCGCGTTCGAGGCGTGGGCCGAAACGGATGATCCGGACAAGGGTCCCGGTTCGCCCGTGGAGCGCGCGGTGCACAACTTCCGCCGCTTCTCCGCCGGCTTGGGCAACGGATAG
- a CDS encoding SDR family NAD(P)-dependent oxidoreductase, translating into MNRYEGRRAIVTGGGSGIGQATVLRILSEGGAVVAADVSEAGLADTVSKAGDAADRLTTVVVNIADEASVREGVATAVAALGGLDVLVNAAGILRSSHTHETTLEQFQQVINVNLVGAFLMIREAIPALLEGTDSAVVNFSSTSAAFAHPYMAAYAASKGGVQSMTHALAAEYAKQGIRFNSVQPGSISSGMTDGSGESKQSQGPGLPADADFSLFMKLAPAIKQGFAGPEAVAGVVAMLASVDGAFITGTEVRIDGGTHF; encoded by the coding sequence ATGAACCGCTATGAAGGTCGCCGCGCCATCGTCACCGGCGGAGGCTCCGGCATCGGCCAAGCAACCGTGCTCCGCATCCTGTCCGAGGGCGGCGCCGTCGTCGCCGCGGATGTGAGCGAAGCCGGTCTCGCCGACACCGTGAGCAAAGCCGGTGACGCCGCCGACCGTCTCACCACTGTCGTGGTGAACATCGCCGACGAGGCATCGGTGCGCGAAGGCGTCGCCACCGCCGTCGCCGCGCTCGGCGGGCTCGACGTGCTCGTCAACGCCGCCGGCATCCTGCGCTCGTCGCACACGCACGAGACCACACTGGAGCAGTTCCAGCAGGTCATCAATGTCAACCTCGTCGGCGCGTTCCTGATGATCCGCGAGGCCATCCCCGCGCTCCTCGAGGGCACCGACTCGGCTGTCGTCAACTTCAGTTCGACGTCGGCCGCGTTCGCGCACCCGTATATGGCGGCCTACGCGGCCAGCAAGGGCGGGGTGCAGTCGATGACCCACGCACTCGCAGCCGAGTACGCCAAGCAGGGCATTCGCTTCAACTCGGTGCAGCCGGGGTCGATCTCGTCCGGGATGACCGACGGCAGCGGCGAGAGCAAGCAGAGCCAGGGTCCGGGCCTGCCCGCCGACGCCGACTTCAGCCTGTTCATGAAGCTCGCTCCGGCGATCAAGCAGGGCTTCGCCGGCCCCGAGGCCGTCGCCGGGGTCGTCGCCATGCTCGCGAGCGTGGACGGCGCCTTCATCACCGGCACCGAGGTGCGCATCGACGGCGGCACGCACTTCTGA
- a CDS encoding helix-turn-helix domain-containing protein: MIPDEGDRVLEALGLDAAHTSVYRSVLAVPAASANEVAVEIGMPVARVRAIIDELEQLGLLARQASQSDRVVASPPSIALKPLLLERERGLTRAHEALLEFSELYRGAAEQRNAADVVDVILGTDAVRQRIGQLQAAATHEVRVLVLSDIAVLSGAENVEEDRALERGVRYRVIVESGVLERPGFLDVARGVGELGEEIRVLPTLPTRMFVADDGMALLPMRSHGETGSSGALLVHPSGLLDLVTAIFEEYWKSATRLLPEDHALQDGVDRELLKLLLLGLTDVTIAAQLRISLRTVQRRVAELMGKAAVTTRIQLGAEAVRRGWV; the protein is encoded by the coding sequence ATGATTCCTGACGAGGGGGATCGCGTGCTCGAAGCGCTGGGTCTCGATGCGGCACACACCTCCGTCTACCGATCCGTGCTCGCCGTGCCCGCAGCATCCGCTAACGAAGTCGCGGTCGAGATCGGGATGCCGGTGGCCCGCGTCCGGGCCATCATCGACGAGCTAGAGCAGCTGGGTTTGCTCGCACGGCAGGCGTCCCAATCCGATCGAGTGGTGGCGTCGCCACCCTCGATCGCGCTCAAGCCGCTGCTGCTCGAGCGCGAGCGCGGCCTGACTCGCGCGCACGAGGCGCTCCTCGAGTTCTCCGAGCTGTATCGCGGTGCCGCAGAACAGCGGAACGCCGCCGATGTAGTGGATGTGATCCTCGGGACGGATGCCGTCCGTCAGCGGATCGGTCAGCTCCAGGCTGCCGCAACGCACGAGGTTCGCGTGCTGGTACTCAGCGACATCGCTGTTCTGTCCGGCGCCGAGAACGTCGAGGAGGACCGTGCGCTCGAACGTGGCGTTCGCTACCGCGTGATCGTGGAGAGCGGTGTCCTGGAAAGACCCGGCTTCCTGGACGTTGCGCGCGGCGTGGGCGAGCTCGGCGAAGAGATTCGCGTGCTTCCGACTCTGCCGACTCGCATGTTCGTCGCAGACGATGGCATGGCGCTGCTTCCGATGCGCTCGCACGGAGAGACCGGCTCCTCGGGCGCGCTACTGGTGCACCCCAGCGGGCTGCTCGATCTTGTCACGGCCATCTTCGAGGAGTACTGGAAGTCGGCGACGCGCCTGCTCCCCGAAGATCATGCCTTGCAGGACGGCGTCGACCGAGAGCTGCTCAAGCTCCTCCTGCTCGGGCTCACCGACGTCACGATCGCGGCGCAGCTTCGTATCTCTCTGCGGACCGTCCAGCGAAGAGTCGCCGAGCTGATGGGGAAGGCTGCCGTCACCACGCGCATCCAACTCGGCGCTGAGGCCGTGCGGCGCGGCTGGGTGTAG
- a CDS encoding S8 family peptidase, producing the protein MSRHTPSGRRLRSIVAATSGLAIGIAGIGLSALPASAAASPSAATPPVAPTGGSSHIVTLITGDQVTVTDVTGGRHEVEVEAAKPGAGVQTYEAAGDLHVVPDSATPYIAAGVLDPDLFNVSLLIEYGYDDASVAATPIILEHSDGAVRSYSAPLPGFEVRAELPSIDASAATLEHADTAAAWDELTAPTARSLSSEPSLSGGIAAIHLDGKVKATLDSSVPYIHAPEAWAKGYTGDGVTVAVLDTGVDDTHPDLQGHISSESMSFVPGEDVATDQHGHGTHVASTVAGTGAASGGTHRGVADGATLLIGKVLGGSDGSGQDSWIIEAMEWAGQRAPIVSMSLGSYGASDGKDLMAESLNTIAADTGALFVVAAGNNGAPESVGSPGSAAQALTVGSVDDPSGTLSYFSSQGPLSRSGALKPDLTGPGSEVTAARSADSAGEGDYITMSGTSMATPHVAGAAAIVKQQHPEYTAAQLRAALVSTTTDVGYTAYQGGTGVVNIASAIDAPVIASGSGDFGMLMWGEEPTPVERAVEFTNRTDAEVVLDLAPTLADTTPGGGDSGPGPLSVEAAFDALTTDADSLTIPAGETRTVNMTVDPSKVPAGTQLSGALVGSIDGVPVTRTALGTIAEAERYDLTMTATDFNGDPTLTYAWVWNSDLEIVDPIAVDGETTIRLMAGNYSVMSFLDVNRTPDTNASVLVGDPHIALDHNESVALDARTAKQITVDVGKNGLDETFRRVDFTANGLRGSAIMPVLTDEIWAQPMKPLDAEFNFTTRWRLMTPMLTVAAGKKSLDIIPQIGSTFLDGKVSATAVNAGTGSADEFAQANAKGKVAVVTRSDSVSASQRAANAAAAGVTLLIVANDADGELTEWVGSEDFEADVSIPVASVSGIDGRALLASMAKKPVTVNAVGTPYSDVIYDIARFSDGEIPADLNYAPKNLARIDTTYVGKKEAMGEWRADFAPGVGYSSGYPMRALRGSTRAEWINTDQVLWNQDVMILDGMWEMRDTLRSYEAGGRTEASYYGGIVRPYVGPGYWVPYRAAGYAQINIPGWADGGDAMHTGAFDTYAENAPVTQLTDVWIDGVLAGSSRYQGANVYDLADGKGNWKVVSTTTHDGSHIAQSTRTVSQWTFTSEGAVDDWTNRLLPMIQAYYDVDQAKDGRVGEKRKKGATVELDLELGHVAGTVPAGKITGATLEMRMAGGAWTTITLKSARTGAPTGPVENDPNDIFITSRAYVSGFTAQMPVADKGGWVDLRVTAQDAAGNTFSQEIERAMEIAPAKGSGQGSGHGGGPGHGGGPGHGGGPRWC; encoded by the coding sequence ATGTCACGACACACGCCATCCGGCCGTCGCCTGCGCTCGATCGTCGCCGCCACGAGCGGCCTCGCTATCGGGATCGCAGGCATCGGCTTGTCCGCTCTGCCGGCGTCCGCCGCCGCTTCCCCCTCTGCGGCGACGCCTCCCGTCGCCCCGACTGGCGGCAGCTCGCACATCGTCACCCTGATCACCGGTGATCAGGTGACGGTCACCGACGTCACCGGGGGCAGGCATGAAGTCGAAGTCGAAGCCGCGAAGCCCGGTGCCGGTGTCCAGACCTACGAAGCGGCGGGCGATCTGCATGTCGTACCCGACAGCGCCACTCCCTACATCGCGGCAGGCGTGCTGGACCCCGATCTGTTCAATGTGTCGTTGCTGATCGAGTACGGCTACGACGACGCGTCCGTCGCTGCGACACCGATCATCCTCGAGCACTCCGATGGGGCGGTTCGTAGCTACTCGGCCCCGCTGCCCGGCTTCGAGGTCAGGGCGGAACTGCCCAGCATCGATGCTTCGGCGGCGACGCTCGAACACGCTGATACCGCGGCGGCGTGGGACGAGCTGACTGCACCGACCGCGCGGTCGTTGTCGTCGGAGCCGTCACTGAGCGGTGGCATCGCCGCCATCCACCTCGACGGAAAGGTGAAGGCGACCCTCGACTCGAGCGTGCCCTACATCCACGCGCCCGAGGCCTGGGCCAAGGGCTACACCGGCGACGGCGTCACCGTGGCCGTGCTCGACACGGGCGTCGATGACACCCACCCCGACCTGCAGGGCCACATCTCGAGTGAGTCGATGAGCTTCGTCCCGGGTGAGGACGTCGCGACCGACCAGCACGGTCACGGCACACACGTCGCATCGACGGTCGCGGGCACGGGCGCCGCGAGCGGCGGAACGCACCGTGGCGTCGCGGACGGCGCGACCCTGCTCATCGGCAAGGTACTCGGCGGATCCGATGGCTCCGGCCAGGACTCGTGGATCATCGAGGCGATGGAGTGGGCGGGCCAGCGCGCCCCGATCGTGTCGATGAGCCTGGGGTCGTACGGCGCATCGGACGGCAAGGACCTCATGGCTGAGTCACTCAACACCATCGCCGCGGACACCGGCGCGCTGTTCGTCGTGGCTGCCGGCAACAACGGCGCCCCGGAGTCCGTGGGCTCCCCCGGTTCGGCCGCTCAGGCGCTCACCGTCGGCTCGGTCGATGACCCGAGCGGTACGCTCTCATATTTCTCGAGCCAGGGACCGCTGTCCCGCTCGGGCGCGCTCAAGCCCGACCTCACCGGTCCCGGCAGTGAGGTCACGGCTGCCCGCTCTGCGGACAGTGCCGGCGAGGGCGACTACATCACGATGAGCGGCACGTCGATGGCGACGCCCCACGTCGCCGGTGCTGCCGCGATCGTCAAGCAGCAGCATCCGGAGTACACCGCGGCGCAGCTCCGGGCTGCACTCGTGAGCACGACCACGGATGTCGGCTACACCGCCTACCAGGGCGGCACCGGCGTCGTGAACATCGCCTCCGCGATTGACGCCCCCGTCATCGCCTCGGGCTCCGGCGACTTCGGAATGCTCATGTGGGGTGAAGAACCGACCCCCGTCGAGCGCGCCGTCGAGTTCACGAACCGCACCGATGCGGAGGTCGTTCTCGACCTGGCGCCCACGCTCGCCGACACCACGCCAGGCGGCGGGGACAGCGGACCGGGGCCTCTCTCGGTCGAGGCCGCGTTCGACGCGCTGACGACGGATGCCGATTCGCTCACGATCCCGGCAGGTGAGACCCGTACCGTCAACATGACGGTCGATCCCTCGAAGGTCCCCGCGGGAACGCAGTTGTCGGGCGCGCTCGTCGGTTCGATCGATGGCGTGCCGGTGACACGCACGGCTCTCGGCACAATCGCCGAGGCGGAGCGGTACGACCTCACGATGACCGCAACGGACTTCAACGGTGACCCGACGCTCACCTACGCGTGGGTGTGGAACTCCGACCTCGAGATCGTCGATCCGATCGCCGTGGACGGAGAGACGACCATCCGACTCATGGCGGGCAACTATTCGGTCATGTCGTTCCTCGACGTGAACCGCACGCCGGACACGAACGCATCCGTGCTCGTCGGGGACCCGCACATCGCGCTCGACCACAATGAGTCGGTCGCGCTGGACGCACGCACGGCCAAGCAGATCACCGTCGACGTCGGCAAGAACGGTCTAGATGAGACGTTCCGCCGGGTCGACTTCACGGCGAACGGACTTCGCGGGAGTGCGATCATGCCGGTACTGACCGACGAAATCTGGGCGCAGCCGATGAAGCCCCTCGACGCGGAGTTCAACTTCACGACCCGGTGGCGCCTCATGACACCGATGCTCACGGTCGCCGCCGGCAAGAAGTCGCTCGACATCATTCCGCAGATAGGCTCGACGTTCCTCGACGGCAAGGTCAGTGCAACGGCCGTCAACGCCGGGACGGGAAGCGCTGACGAGTTCGCCCAGGCGAACGCGAAGGGCAAGGTCGCGGTCGTCACCCGCTCCGATTCGGTCTCGGCCTCCCAGCGGGCGGCGAACGCGGCCGCGGCGGGCGTCACACTGCTCATCGTCGCGAACGACGCGGATGGTGAGCTCACCGAATGGGTCGGTTCCGAGGACTTCGAGGCCGACGTCTCGATTCCGGTTGCGAGCGTCAGCGGCATCGATGGACGTGCCCTTCTCGCCTCGATGGCCAAGAAGCCCGTGACGGTCAATGCCGTCGGCACACCGTACTCGGACGTGATCTACGACATCGCCCGGTTCAGCGATGGCGAGATCCCGGCCGACCTGAATTACGCGCCGAAGAACCTCGCTCGGATCGACACGACCTACGTCGGCAAGAAGGAGGCAATGGGTGAGTGGCGCGCCGACTTCGCGCCCGGCGTCGGCTACAGCTCCGGCTACCCGATGCGTGCCCTCCGCGGCTCTACCCGCGCCGAATGGATCAACACCGACCAGGTGCTGTGGAACCAGGACGTCATGATCCTCGACGGCATGTGGGAGATGCGCGACACGCTCCGCTCCTACGAGGCGGGCGGGCGCACCGAGGCCAGCTACTATGGCGGCATCGTGCGACCGTATGTCGGCCCCGGCTACTGGGTGCCATACCGGGCAGCGGGCTACGCGCAGATCAACATCCCCGGCTGGGCCGACGGCGGGGATGCGATGCACACGGGTGCCTTCGACACGTACGCCGAGAACGCACCGGTCACGCAGCTCACTGATGTGTGGATCGACGGCGTCCTCGCCGGGTCGAGCCGGTACCAAGGCGCCAACGTGTACGACCTCGCCGACGGCAAGGGCAACTGGAAGGTCGTCAGCACGACGACCCACGACGGATCGCACATCGCTCAGTCGACAAGGACGGTCTCGCAGTGGACCTTCACCTCGGAGGGCGCGGTCGACGACTGGACGAACCGGCTCCTGCCGATGATCCAGGCCTATTACGACGTCGACCAGGCGAAGGACGGACGCGTCGGCGAAAAGCGCAAGAAGGGCGCGACCGTCGAGCTCGACCTCGAGCTCGGTCATGTCGCCGGCACGGTGCCGGCCGGCAAGATCACCGGCGCGACTCTCGAGATGCGCATGGCAGGCGGCGCGTGGACGACGATCACGCTCAAGTCGGCTCGCACAGGTGCCCCCACGGGCCCGGTCGAGAACGACCCGAACGACATCTTCATCACTTCGCGCGCCTACGTCAGCGGCTTCACCGCTCAAATGCCTGTCGCCGACAAGGGCGGCTGGGTCGACCTTCGAGTCACGGCACAGGATGCCGCGGGCAACACATTCAGCCAGGAGATCGAGCGGGCGATGGAGATCGCTCCGGCGAAGGGCTCCGGGCAGGGCTCCGGTCACGGCGGCGGACCCGGTCACGGTGGTGGACCCGGTCACGGTGGCGGGCCTCGGTGGTGCTGA
- a CDS encoding pilus assembly protein TadG-related protein — translation MSRWRRARPDDEDGSVLILTLGYAVLALVAVLICVDATSMYLAQKRLDSLADAAALAGADGFTLTLDDSAEPTALLTDDGVHAQAEALVADVGGEAVLVAADTPDGLSARVTVAGAWHPPVLTMFVPDGVALEATATSRTALR, via the coding sequence ATGAGTAGGTGGCGCCGGGCTCGCCCCGACGATGAGGATGGCAGTGTGCTGATCCTGACCCTCGGCTACGCGGTTCTCGCCCTTGTCGCGGTGCTCATCTGCGTCGACGCGACGAGCATGTATCTCGCGCAGAAGCGCCTGGATTCCCTGGCGGATGCGGCGGCGCTCGCCGGTGCAGACGGCTTCACCCTCACGCTCGACGACTCTGCCGAGCCGACCGCACTGCTCACCGACGACGGCGTCCATGCCCAGGCGGAAGCGCTCGTCGCGGATGTCGGGGGAGAGGCGGTGCTGGTCGCCGCCGACACGCCGGACGGCCTGTCCGCCCGCGTAACGGTGGCGGGCGCGTGGCATCCACCGGTCCTCACCATGTTCGTGCCGGACGGCGTCGCGCTGGAAGCGACCGCGACCAGCCGCACCGCGCTGCGCTGA
- a CDS encoding TadE/TadG family type IV pilus assembly protein, translating into MHPSNPSNDPDDAGSAALEFILVGLLLLVPIVYLIVSLGLIQGQSLGVEAGARHIARAVSQAPDAASARDRADRVLSTVVEEYGIDPATVDFALTCRPAGATCPEAGATIVVTLRAQVALPLVPPVLGLEQLARIPIQASAAQKTSRFWGSE; encoded by the coding sequence GTGCACCCGTCGAATCCCTCGAATGATCCGGACGACGCAGGGTCGGCCGCACTCGAATTCATCCTCGTCGGCCTGCTGCTGCTCGTCCCGATCGTCTACCTCATCGTGTCGCTCGGGCTGATCCAGGGGCAGTCGCTCGGAGTGGAAGCAGGCGCCCGGCACATCGCACGGGCGGTATCGCAGGCGCCGGATGCCGCCTCGGCTCGTGATCGTGCCGACCGGGTGTTGTCGACCGTCGTGGAAGAGTACGGGATCGATCCCGCCACCGTGGACTTCGCGCTCACGTGCCGCCCCGCCGGAGCGACCTGTCCCGAGGCCGGTGCGACGATCGTCGTGACCCTCCGCGCGCAGGTGGCGCTACCGCTGGTCCCGCCGGTGCTCGGCCTGGAACAGCTCGCGCGCATCCCGATCCAGGCGTCCGCTGCGCAGAAGACATCACGCTTCTGGGGGTCGGAATGA
- a CDS encoding TadE/TadG family type IV pilus assembly protein, with protein sequence MRAFRERSQDETGSSPVEFVLVGALLTVLTLGVLQFGLAIYVRNVVHDAAVEGAFHAALADTTLAQGGARTEEIVTRAVGGEYATDVAVREVPVPDGSEIEVTVRTTLPLVGLLGAPRALEVSARAPVESLE encoded by the coding sequence ATGCGCGCATTCCGTGAGCGGAGTCAGGACGAGACGGGCTCGAGCCCCGTCGAGTTCGTGCTGGTCGGCGCTCTCCTCACGGTGCTCACGCTCGGCGTGCTGCAGTTCGGCCTCGCGATCTACGTGCGCAACGTCGTGCATGACGCGGCGGTGGAGGGTGCGTTCCATGCGGCGCTCGCCGACACGACTCTCGCCCAGGGCGGTGCCCGCACGGAGGAGATCGTGACGAGGGCAGTCGGCGGCGAGTATGCGACGGACGTCGCCGTCCGTGAGGTGCCTGTGCCCGACGGGAGCGAGATCGAGGTGACGGTGCGCACCACCCTTCCGCTGGTGGGACTGCTCGGCGCACCCCGTGCGCTGGAGGTGAGTGCGCGTGCACCCGTCGAATCCCTCGAATGA
- a CDS encoding type II secretion system F family protein, which produces MTGLALSQLAMSVVLGGALGVGIALLVSRAPRWGAPSLSRRIAPYIRDVTDPRGTTAWALADSAFAFDGLWRSAQQRFSALIGGSQTIERRLRQACWSQDVAAFRGRQLAWAVGGVLIGGILVVIGALLGAFTPGAALVPPMLGVAGAVLADVRLTRAARARVARMEEELPTVLEFLALCLSAGEGLLDSLRRVGEVAAGDLTSELRAVVLAVGTGSPLAESLSRFADKLQIPALSRSVDHLVAAIDRGAPLAQVLQAQAVDAREDAKRGLIEQSGRKEILMLVPLVFLILPLSILFAVFPGVFMLRLGIG; this is translated from the coding sequence ATGACGGGGCTCGCGCTCAGCCAGCTCGCCATGTCCGTCGTGCTCGGCGGAGCACTGGGCGTCGGCATCGCACTGCTCGTCTCGCGCGCGCCGCGCTGGGGTGCGCCGAGCCTGTCGCGTCGGATCGCCCCGTACATCCGCGACGTCACCGATCCGCGGGGCACGACCGCATGGGCGCTCGCCGACTCGGCCTTCGCGTTCGACGGGCTGTGGCGGAGTGCGCAGCAGCGCTTCAGCGCCCTGATCGGGGGATCGCAGACCATCGAGCGGCGCCTGCGCCAGGCGTGCTGGTCGCAGGACGTCGCCGCCTTCCGTGGGCGCCAGCTGGCGTGGGCCGTGGGCGGCGTGCTGATCGGCGGCATCCTCGTCGTCATCGGTGCGCTGCTGGGCGCGTTCACGCCGGGCGCGGCGCTCGTCCCCCCGATGCTCGGTGTCGCCGGAGCCGTCCTCGCCGATGTGCGCCTGACGCGGGCCGCGCGGGCACGTGTTGCCCGGATGGAGGAAGAGCTGCCGACCGTCCTCGAGTTCCTCGCGCTGTGCCTGTCGGCGGGTGAGGGCCTGCTCGACTCGCTGCGCCGCGTTGGCGAGGTCGCCGCGGGGGACCTGACGAGCGAACTGCGTGCCGTGGTGCTGGCGGTCGGCACCGGGTCACCCCTCGCGGAGTCGCTGTCGCGGTTCGCCGACAAGCTGCAGATTCCCGCCCTGTCGCGCAGCGTCGACCACCTCGTGGCCGCGATCGATCGGGGCGCCCCGCTCGCGCAGGTGCTGCAGGCGCAGGCCGTCGACGCCCGGGAGGACGCCAAGCGCGGTCTCATCGAACAGTCCGGGCGCAAAGAGATCTTGATGCTGGTGCCGTTGGTGTTCTTGATCCTCCCGCTCAGCATCCTGTTCGCAGTCTTTCCGGGCGTGTTCATGCTTCGGCTCGGAATCGGATGA
- a CDS encoding type II secretion system F family protein, whose translation MIFVWGVVLAAGLLLTISPWVWPTRARTTSPEAPGHLARLLAAAGLGHVPARGLGVASLGAALLAAAVAWLLVPLPVVAAMAGVAGACLPAMWLRARAARLRKARRGLWPDVCDLLIASVRAGMALPDAVASLAESAPAVLRPSFAQFARDLAASGHFDSSALRLKSMLADPIADRIIETLRMARQVGGTELTSVLRALSGSVRADAALRAEVEARQSWIRGAAVLGVVAPWVILAMLAMRPEGAHAYGSPEGVALILVGAVVSFVAYRIMMRIGRLPEPRRWFG comes from the coding sequence GTGATCTTCGTCTGGGGAGTGGTCTTGGCCGCAGGGTTGTTGCTGACGATCTCGCCCTGGGTATGGCCGACGCGGGCGCGCACCACGTCGCCGGAAGCGCCGGGCCACCTCGCCCGACTCCTCGCCGCAGCGGGACTCGGGCACGTGCCGGCCAGGGGACTGGGGGTCGCGAGCCTGGGGGCTGCGTTGCTCGCGGCAGCGGTGGCCTGGCTCCTGGTGCCGCTGCCGGTCGTGGCCGCGATGGCCGGTGTCGCGGGGGCGTGCCTTCCGGCGATGTGGCTGCGTGCGCGCGCAGCCCGGCTCCGGAAAGCCCGCCGCGGATTGTGGCCGGACGTCTGCGATCTGCTGATCGCGTCCGTGCGTGCGGGGATGGCACTGCCGGATGCGGTCGCGAGCCTTGCGGAGTCCGCACCGGCGGTGCTGCGCCCGTCGTTCGCGCAGTTCGCCCGCGATCTCGCGGCATCCGGGCATTTCGACTCCAGTGCGCTGCGTCTGAAGTCGATGCTCGCCGACCCGATCGCCGATCGCATCATCGAGACGCTGCGGATGGCGCGCCAGGTGGGCGGCACCGAGCTGACTTCCGTGCTGCGGGCGCTCTCCGGCTCGGTGCGCGCCGATGCCGCGCTGCGCGCCGAGGTGGAGGCGCGGCAGTCGTGGATCCGCGGGGCCGCGGTGCTCGGCGTGGTGGCACCGTGGGTGATCCTCGCCATGCTGGCGATGCGGCCCGAGGGCGCGCACGCCTACGGCAGTCCCGAAGGTGTTGCCCTGATCCTCGTCGGGGCGGTGGTCTCCTTCGTCGCCTATCGGATCATGATGCGGATCGGGCGGCTGCCGGAGCCTCGGCGGTGGTTCGGATGA